Proteins encoded in a region of the Atopobium sp. oral taxon 416 genome:
- a CDS encoding PTS system mannose/fructose/sorbose family transporter subunit IID, whose product MSDEIEKTSSPDEMKVNISAKGLSPEDRKMLNSIYWRSFTEYCFWAGEAEAGSDGFIYSLMPAFKRFYKSDEDRTKAMVRHTTWFNMTENVSTFVMGLVAAMERENSEIEDFDVSSINAVKASLMGPLSGVGDAVFWGVLRVIAAAVGISIGATGSVLGPILFLLIYNIPSMLCRWWMLILGYKLGSSFLSKAYESGVMGIIMKAASILGLIMIGAMSASFVKFSCALSIPVPNTDAVKVQTYLDAIFKGLVPISLTLFCTWLLQKKVNVVWLILGIMALGLLFGMTGVVSA is encoded by the coding sequence ATGAGTGACGAGATTGAGAAGACTTCCTCGCCAGACGAGATGAAAGTCAACATCAGTGCCAAGGGTCTCTCGCCCGAGGACAGGAAGATGCTCAACAGCATCTATTGGAGATCGTTCACGGAGTACTGCTTCTGGGCGGGCGAAGCTGAGGCAGGTTCGGATGGCTTCATCTATTCGCTGATGCCTGCCTTCAAGCGCTTCTACAAGAGTGATGAAGACCGCACCAAGGCAATGGTTCGCCACACCACGTGGTTCAACATGACCGAAAATGTGTCCACTTTTGTCATGGGCCTTGTCGCAGCAATGGAGCGAGAGAACAGTGAAATTGAGGATTTCGATGTCAGCTCCATCAACGCGGTGAAAGCGTCTCTCATGGGACCGCTTTCGGGCGTGGGCGATGCAGTGTTCTGGGGCGTGCTCAGGGTCATCGCAGCCGCTGTGGGTATTTCCATCGGAGCAACGGGCTCCGTGCTTGGACCCATTCTTTTCCTGCTCATCTACAATATCCCCTCGATGCTCTGCCGCTGGTGGATGCTGATTCTGGGTTACAAGCTGGGATCCTCGTTCCTCTCCAAGGCGTACGAGTCTGGAGTCATGGGAATCATCATGAAGGCGGCAAGCATTCTTGGTCTTATCATGATTGGCGCAATGTCTGCAAGCTTTGTCAAGTTCAGCTGCGCCCTTAGCATTCCGGTTCCCAATACGGATGCCGTAAAGGTCCAGACGTACCTGGATGCAATTTTCAAGGGACTCGTTCCCATTTCGCTCACCCTATTCTGCACATGGCTTCTACAGAAAAAGGTCAATGTGGTTTGGCTCATCCTTGGTATCATGGCACTTGGTCTGCTCTTCGGAATGACTGGTGTTGTTTCGGCATAG
- a CDS encoding PTS sugar transporter subunit IIB produces the protein MIEQLRVDDRLIHGQVALMWSKALNTRGIIVANDGAAKDKMVASTLKMACPSSQHLLIKSVNDAEEVINDSRSKAMPIFVLTNCVKDALALVESCSGMIKEVNIANVGRFVNSEKTRVMPNVELTPEEVEAARELCKRGIPVFHQVTPNDAKTGVETALEDIR, from the coding sequence ATGATCGAACAATTGCGCGTTGACGATCGACTCATACATGGACAAGTTGCTCTCATGTGGTCGAAGGCGCTGAATACCAGGGGTATCATCGTCGCAAATGATGGTGCTGCGAAGGATAAGATGGTTGCCTCTACCCTTAAAATGGCTTGCCCGAGCTCTCAACATCTTCTCATTAAGAGTGTTAACGATGCTGAGGAAGTCATCAACGACTCACGCAGCAAGGCAATGCCTATCTTTGTCCTCACCAACTGCGTCAAGGATGCCCTTGCATTGGTGGAGTCATGTTCTGGGATGATCAAAGAGGTAAATATCGCAAACGTAGGAAGGTTCGTGAACAGTGAGAAGACTCGCGTGATGCCAAATGTCGAGCTGACTCCCGAAGAGGTCGAGGCCGCCCGAGAGCTATGCAAGCGTGGTATTCCAGTGTTTCACCAGGTCACCCCGAATGATGCGAAAACCGGTGTTGAGACGGCGCTGGAAGACATTAGGTAG
- a CDS encoding MurR/RpiR family transcriptional regulator — protein MDSGVSVIDAILSRYENLSASEKRIADFIAENRHEVSSLNAYEIAVKSGTSRATMSRFVRSLGFDNFAQLRVALAHDEQSVSPSNPAQTEISIDNVRESMDYILKAKVDELKSTAAMLDQSTLKKAISAIESADLTMFAAVGNTIPIAQNAAYKLWQAGYRSAAPASTDGSVQLSLQLTNHDCLVVLSSSGYSRRLIPVIDNANDAGASIITITSNPESDLASRADIVIETANRDRMLSDLSFSQNSLNFVIETLFLFLSHDSEDVKEKNLMFWKSAKSDVEPQERK, from the coding sequence ATGGACAGTGGAGTTAGCGTTATCGACGCTATCCTTTCGCGATATGAGAACCTTTCCGCCTCGGAGAAGCGCATAGCGGATTTCATCGCCGAGAATCGGCATGAGGTCTCTTCACTTAATGCCTATGAGATTGCAGTTAAGTCAGGCACATCGCGAGCGACCATGTCTCGGTTCGTGCGCTCACTGGGCTTCGACAACTTTGCTCAGCTAAGAGTTGCGCTGGCACACGACGAGCAATCGGTCTCGCCTTCAAATCCTGCTCAGACTGAAATCTCGATAGACAACGTTCGCGAGTCGATGGACTACATCCTCAAAGCAAAGGTGGATGAGCTCAAGAGCACTGCGGCAATGCTGGATCAGTCGACACTAAAGAAGGCAATCAGCGCAATCGAATCTGCCGACCTAACTATGTTCGCCGCAGTCGGAAACACCATTCCCATTGCACAGAATGCAGCCTATAAGCTCTGGCAAGCTGGCTATCGCAGTGCCGCCCCAGCTTCGACAGATGGAAGCGTTCAACTCTCCCTACAGCTCACAAACCACGACTGTCTGGTTGTCTTATCAAGCTCGGGATACTCTAGGCGACTCATCCCCGTCATAGACAATGCCAACGACGCGGGAGCCTCGATCATTACCATCACGAGTAACCCAGAGTCAGACCTTGCAAGCAGGGCAGATATCGTAATCGAAACTGCCAACAGAGATCGAATGCTCTCAGACCTGAGCTTTTCGCAGAACTCCCTCAACTTCGTCATCGAGACACTCTTCCTCTTTCTCTCCCATGACTCCGAGGACGTGAAGGAGAAGAACCTCATGTTCTGGAAGTCCGCAAAGAGCGACGTCGAGCCCCAGGAACGGAAATAG
- a CDS encoding DNA-directed RNA polymerase subunit alpha, whose amino-acid sequence MSDFIRPTVSVEEVNDKIARVTAEPLERGYGDTLGNSLRRVLLSSLKGAAAESIKIDGVQHEFTTVPGVYEDVTDIVLNIKGLVFHSMGMGDHAIATINVDGPMTVTGGDLQVPAEFEVVNPDHVICTLDDGAHLKMGINIGMGRGYVSEADHDNPDDPIGTIAVDSLYSPVRRCAKVVEPCRVGQRTDYDRLILEVETDGSVTPQDAVVEAANIIDQHMNAFMGLGEKPEDEEDASIFVQKKEDDNTELDKKIEDLDLSVRSYNCLKRAGIHSVRQLVEFSENDLLNIRNFGVKSIEEVKDKLESMGLSLKP is encoded by the coding sequence ATGTCCGATTTCATCCGGCCAACTGTGTCGGTAGAAGAGGTCAATGACAAAATTGCCCGTGTCACTGCTGAGCCGCTTGAGCGCGGCTACGGTGATACCCTCGGTAATTCTTTGAGGCGTGTCCTGCTTTCCTCACTTAAAGGAGCTGCGGCAGAGTCTATCAAGATCGACGGTGTACAGCATGAGTTCACCACGGTTCCGGGCGTCTACGAGGATGTCACGGACATTGTCCTGAACATCAAGGGTCTGGTCTTCCATTCCATGGGGATGGGCGATCATGCGATCGCGACCATCAACGTGGACGGTCCGATGACGGTCACCGGCGGAGATCTGCAGGTCCCTGCTGAGTTCGAGGTCGTCAACCCAGACCATGTGATCTGTACGCTCGATGACGGCGCCCATCTGAAGATGGGGATCAACATCGGCATGGGTCGTGGCTATGTCTCTGAGGCAGACCACGACAACCCTGATGACCCGATTGGCACGATCGCGGTCGATTCCCTGTATTCACCGGTGCGTCGTTGTGCGAAGGTCGTCGAGCCCTGCCGTGTCGGGCAGCGGACCGACTATGACAGATTGATCCTTGAGGTCGAAACCGACGGGTCTGTGACCCCGCAGGATGCGGTCGTTGAGGCAGCGAATATCATCGATCAGCACATGAACGCATTCATGGGCCTGGGAGAGAAGCCCGAAGACGAAGAGGACGCTTCCATCTTCGTTCAGAAGAAGGAAGATGACAACACTGAGCTCGACAAGAAGATCGAGGATCTGGACCTTTCGGTCCGTTCCTACAACTGCCTGAAGCGTGCAGGGATCCACTCTGTCCGCCAGCTTGTTGAGTTCTCTGAGAATGACCTGCTCAACATCCGCAATTTTGGTGTTAAGTCCATCGAGGAAGTCAAGGATAAGCTAGAGTCCATGGGACTCTCATTAAAGCCTTAA
- a CDS encoding PTS sugar transporter subunit IIA, whose amino-acid sequence MRRILLASHGHFASGLKSSIDILAGESSGVTAIDAYVDNSDYTAAIREFIDSCTPNDEAVIFTDILGGSVFQKVALEQPEHHGVMHVTGMNLAVVMECLLTPEKLTKESVDEICAAAASQLRRVQVLNEEATDNSGEGFFS is encoded by the coding sequence ATGAGGCGGATTCTCCTAGCTTCACATGGTCACTTTGCCAGTGGCCTCAAGAGCTCAATCGACATCCTCGCTGGTGAAAGCTCTGGAGTTACTGCAATTGATGCCTATGTGGACAACAGTGACTATACAGCCGCTATTCGAGAGTTCATTGACTCCTGCACTCCAAATGATGAGGCGGTCATCTTCACGGACATCCTCGGAGGCAGCGTCTTTCAAAAAGTTGCGCTAGAGCAGCCGGAGCATCACGGTGTCATGCATGTGACTGGAATGAACCTCGCGGTGGTCATGGAGTGTCTTCTGACTCCAGAGAAACTGACGAAGGAATCTGTCGACGAGATTTGTGCTGCTGCTGCGAGTCAGCTCCGGCGAGTGCAGGTTCTGAACGAAGAAGCCACTGACAACTCAGGAGAGGGTTTCTTTTCATAG
- the rplQ gene encoding 50S ribosomal protein L17, translating to MRHNKKHGMKLGTDASHTKAMKKSLTCALLANDRIKTLEPRAKAIRPDVDHVITWAKKGDLHSRRLAIKTVGDKEVVREVFEKAQQGLWKDRQGGYTRIMKLGKRKGDNSDVVIIELVNEAVKPKATADTVKPVAEPEPVAAEDSKDDAAEAAKDDEPAEDSVEDDTPAEETPTE from the coding sequence ATGAGACACAATAAGAAACATGGCATGAAGCTCGGGACTGATGCGAGTCATACCAAGGCCATGAAGAAGAGCCTCACCTGTGCTCTTCTGGCCAATGACCGTATCAAGACCCTCGAACCGCGTGCTAAGGCAATCCGCCCTGATGTCGATCACGTTATCACCTGGGCAAAGAAGGGCGATCTGCACTCTCGCCGTCTCGCAATCAAGACCGTCGGCGACAAAGAGGTCGTACGTGAGGTCTTCGAGAAGGCTCAGCAGGGCCTTTGGAAGGACCGCCAGGGTGGCTACACCCGCATCATGAAGCTCGGCAAGCGCAAGGGTGACAATTCCGATGTCGTTATCATCGAGCTTGTCAACGAGGCAGTGAAGCCGAAAGCTACTGCCGATACTGTCAAGCCTGTCGCTGAGCCTGAGCCGGTTGCGGCTGAGGACAGCAAGGATGACGCTGCTGAGGCTGCGAAAGACGATGAGCCCGCAGAGGATTCTGTAGAGGATGACACTCCTGCTGAGGAAACTCCTACAGAGTAG
- a CDS encoding ribokinase, producing the protein MTRETNRGFDVESLIRGVSSSNGIVCVLGSMNADYTVTTERLPLPGETVPGGPIALLPGGKSGNQAASAARIGANVRMFGALGKDENADFLAGKLMEAGVDVSHVARLEGASGSTLITVDAAGENTIVYSAGSNALLSPSYIDSVQCDLTEGAVLGLCLESPMDAVVEAATICHSAGMTVLLNDSPFTASLPTDLIEACDVLLVNEHEITQFLGAEKLAGVDTDWHEISYRMAEIGFEREIITLGSAGSVVIDSGEIEHVDPVTVKAIDMTGCGDAYMGAILAGLVAGYNLGDSAHMASAVSAFAATGRGAQSSYGSGDQIIDALMGGFSA; encoded by the coding sequence GTGACGCGTGAAACTAATAGGGGCTTCGATGTGGAATCCCTTATCAGGGGTGTCTCCTCCTCGAACGGTATCGTTTGCGTCTTGGGTTCCATGAATGCCGACTATACCGTTACGACCGAGCGGCTCCCCCTCCCGGGGGAGACAGTCCCGGGTGGCCCCATTGCCCTGCTTCCTGGGGGAAAGTCGGGCAATCAAGCGGCATCTGCCGCGCGAATTGGTGCAAACGTAAGGATGTTTGGCGCCCTTGGCAAAGATGAAAATGCTGACTTCCTTGCTGGGAAACTCATGGAAGCTGGAGTGGACGTCTCTCATGTGGCAAGACTCGAAGGGGCCAGCGGCTCCACTCTCATAACGGTCGACGCCGCTGGAGAGAATACGATTGTCTATTCGGCAGGATCGAATGCACTTCTCTCGCCATCATATATTGACTCTGTGCAATGCGACTTGACGGAAGGGGCGGTATTGGGGCTTTGCCTCGAGAGCCCAATGGATGCCGTTGTCGAAGCGGCTACCATCTGCCACAGCGCAGGAATGACAGTGCTCCTGAACGACTCGCCCTTTACCGCGTCATTGCCAACTGATTTGATAGAAGCTTGTGATGTGCTGCTGGTAAACGAGCATGAGATCACTCAGTTCCTTGGTGCGGAGAAGCTGGCTGGTGTCGATACGGACTGGCATGAGATCTCTTACCGTATGGCAGAAATCGGGTTTGAACGAGAGATCATTACGTTGGGCTCCGCAGGTTCAGTGGTCATAGATTCCGGCGAGATTGAACACGTAGATCCTGTAACGGTCAAGGCGATTGATATGACTGGGTGCGGTGATGCGTATATGGGCGCCATCCTTGCTGGTCTTGTCGCTGGGTATAACTTAGGAGATTCTGCACATATGGCGTCTGCTGTCTCGGCTTTTGCTGCAACGGGAAGGGGTGCCCAGTCATCTTATGGGAGTGGGGATCAGATAATAGATGCGCTCATGGGAGGATTCAGCGCCTAG
- the infA gene encoding translation initiation factor IF-1 — protein sequence MSKQDAIELEGTILEPLPNAMFRVELENKKTILCTISGKIRMNYIRILPGDKVTVEISPYDLTRGRITYRYK from the coding sequence TTGAGTAAGCAAGATGCAATTGAGCTTGAAGGTACTATCCTCGAGCCCTTGCCAAATGCGATGTTTCGAGTTGAGCTGGAGAATAAGAAGACGATTCTGTGCACCATTTCCGGGAAGATCCGTATGAACTACATCCGTATCCTTCCGGGTGACAAGGTGACCGTGGAGATCTCTCCCTATGATCTGACTCGGGGCCGCATAACATATCGTTACAAATAG
- a CDS encoding PTS mannose/fructose/sorbose/N-acetylgalactosamine transporter subunit IIC — MLGTALLAMLSAFISIGSNYMFGQCMSERPLVAGMVAGLLFGDVTTGVIVGAALEAIFMGAVNVGGAVTAEPVTATTLAVVFVVVMHMDQGVAIALAVPIGLLAGLVYEFIHLSLSSLGAPFIDRAAASGKERNIKLVHFLGWVIKYGICCIPTFLGVLLGAEPVSQMINQVPKNVIAGFSASGNLLPAIGMAMLLKMLWDKKLSIYFLLGFILVSYLGLDMVGVAAFAAVVVVVTALRDKQTLDLQHECEGRRPALESSPDADNEEEAFFA, encoded by the coding sequence ATGCTTGGTACAGCTCTACTCGCTATGCTGTCTGCATTCATAAGCATCGGCAGTAATTACATGTTCGGACAATGCATGTCCGAGCGACCCCTCGTAGCCGGCATGGTTGCTGGCCTTCTCTTTGGAGACGTGACCACTGGTGTCATCGTGGGCGCTGCGCTCGAAGCAATATTCATGGGTGCCGTTAATGTTGGCGGCGCAGTTACGGCAGAGCCGGTCACTGCCACAACGCTTGCCGTGGTCTTCGTTGTGGTGATGCACATGGATCAGGGTGTGGCAATTGCCCTTGCGGTTCCTATTGGCCTTCTCGCAGGTTTGGTGTATGAGTTTATCCACCTGTCGCTTTCCAGCCTTGGCGCGCCGTTCATCGATCGCGCGGCAGCTTCCGGCAAGGAGAGGAACATCAAGCTCGTTCACTTCTTGGGATGGGTCATAAAATATGGAATCTGCTGCATTCCCACCTTCCTGGGTGTGCTTCTCGGTGCTGAGCCTGTGAGCCAGATGATCAACCAGGTGCCTAAAAATGTTATTGCGGGATTCTCCGCCTCTGGCAACCTGCTTCCTGCTATCGGTATGGCAATGCTCCTGAAGATGCTCTGGGACAAGAAGCTGTCCATCTACTTCTTGCTGGGCTTCATCCTGGTTTCGTATCTGGGACTCGACATGGTCGGAGTTGCGGCATTTGCCGCTGTGGTCGTTGTTGTTACTGCCCTGAGGGATAAGCAGACGCTGGATCTTCAGCATGAGTGCGAAGGCCGTAGGCCCGCGCTGGAGTCCAGTCCTGATGCAGATAATGAGGAGGAGGCGTTCTTCGCATGA
- the rpsM gene encoding 30S ribosomal protein S13, giving the protein MPRINGVDLPREKRVEVGLTYLYGIGRTSATKICKESGINPDTRVRDLTEGEVTKIREYINAHYTVEGDLRRERRQNINRLMEIGCYRGLRHRKGLPVHGQRTHTNARTRKGPRRQIGARAKA; this is encoded by the coding sequence TTGCCACGTATTAATGGTGTTGACCTCCCGCGTGAGAAGCGCGTTGAAGTTGGCTTAACCTATCTTTATGGCATTGGCCGTACGTCCGCTACCAAGATTTGCAAAGAGAGTGGGATCAATCCGGACACTCGTGTCCGCGATCTCACTGAGGGAGAAGTAACAAAGATCCGCGAGTACATCAACGCGCATTACACTGTCGAGGGCGATCTTCGCCGTGAGCGTCGTCAGAACATCAACCGTCTCATGGAGATCGGTTGCTACCGTGGTCTTCGTCACCGTAAAGGTTTACCTGTTCATGGACAGCGCACCCACACGAACGCTCGCACCCGCAAGGGTCCGCGTCGCCAGATCGGTGCTAGGGCGAAGGCTTAA
- a CDS encoding class II fructose-bisphosphate aldolase: MALIKVKDLLEHATKHHYGVPAINSVNPETVRFAIEAAEHERLPIIVQYFPGFADYMPVNVMAFAACQYARKASVPVAVHLDHSKGYDIAVGGIKDGFPSVMVDGSSLPYEENVKLTQDVVNIGRVFDVDVEAELGHVGEGSSVDDIKNSDHYTKPDQAVDFVERTGCGSLAVAVGNAHGPYCTEPNLDFERIKELRAAVNIPLVMHGCSGIPDDQLQEAVNLGMSKFNIATEYFRAIYHSMERHMASGKIYDGDGVSLGSCARDDAHEFVAKKLQLLNPNHFSL, translated from the coding sequence ATGGCATTGATAAAAGTGAAGGATCTTCTGGAGCATGCGACCAAGCACCACTACGGGGTCCCTGCAATAAACTCCGTCAATCCCGAGACGGTTCGCTTTGCAATAGAGGCGGCCGAGCATGAGAGGCTCCCGATTATCGTGCAGTACTTCCCGGGATTCGCTGACTATATGCCTGTGAATGTAATGGCGTTCGCTGCTTGCCAATATGCTCGCAAGGCCAGCGTTCCCGTTGCGGTTCACCTGGACCACTCAAAGGGCTACGACATTGCGGTCGGTGGCATTAAAGATGGTTTTCCCTCTGTCATGGTGGACGGGTCCTCGCTTCCCTATGAGGAAAACGTCAAGCTCACGCAGGATGTGGTGAACATCGGTAGGGTGTTCGATGTGGACGTTGAAGCGGAGCTGGGGCATGTGGGCGAGGGCTCTAGTGTGGATGACATCAAGAACAGTGACCACTACACCAAGCCTGATCAGGCGGTTGACTTTGTGGAAAGAACCGGGTGCGGTTCGCTTGCGGTTGCAGTTGGCAATGCGCACGGACCCTATTGCACTGAGCCTAACTTGGATTTTGAGCGCATCAAGGAACTGCGCGCCGCGGTAAATATCCCCCTGGTTATGCATGGCTGCTCGGGCATTCCCGATGATCAGTTGCAGGAGGCCGTTAACCTTGGCATGAGCAAGTTCAACATCGCCACTGAGTACTTTCGTGCCATCTATCACTCGATGGAGAGGCACATGGCAAGTGGGAAGATCTATGACGGGGATGGAGTGAGCCTCGGGTCTTGTGCACGGGACGACGCCCATGAGTTTGTGGCGAAGAAGCTCCAGCTCCTCAACCCCAACCACTTCAGTCTCTAG
- the rpmJ gene encoding 50S ribosomal protein L36, with product MKVRPSVKKMCDKCKIVRRHGRVYVICENPRHKQRQG from the coding sequence ATGAAGGTACGTCCTTCGGTAAAGAAGATGTGCGACAAATGCAAGATTGTCCGTCGCCATGGTCGGGTTTACGTTATTTGCGAAAACCCTCGTCATAAGCAGCGCCAAGGTTAA
- the rpsD gene encoding 30S ribosomal protein S4 — protein MAVDRTPVLKRCRQLGIEPTIMGINKKSNRQPKQRRRQESEYGQQLREKQKAKFIYGVLEEQFHGYYEKALRIEGVTGDNLMILLETRLDNVVFRLGFARTRKEARQTVRHGHITVNGKRVDIPSYRVKAGDVVAVAQKAKDLLPIKEAIVASEHMAVPSWLEVDIEKLSGTVLTLPTLDQIDTGIDPRLIVELYSK, from the coding sequence ATGGCAGTAGATAGGACGCCTGTCCTTAAGAGATGCCGCCAACTCGGCATCGAGCCCACGATTATGGGCATCAATAAGAAATCGAATCGTCAGCCGAAGCAGCGCCGCCGTCAGGAATCTGAGTACGGCCAGCAGCTCCGTGAGAAGCAGAAGGCAAAGTTCATCTACGGTGTGCTCGAAGAGCAGTTTCACGGGTATTATGAGAAGGCCCTGAGAATTGAGGGCGTCACCGGTGACAACCTGATGATCCTGCTTGAGACCCGCCTTGACAACGTTGTGTTCCGTCTGGGCTTTGCTCGTACGCGCAAAGAGGCCCGTCAGACCGTTCGTCACGGCCACATCACGGTCAATGGTAAGCGCGTCGACATCCCCTCTTACCGCGTGAAGGCGGGGGACGTTGTGGCAGTCGCGCAGAAGGCAAAGGATCTGCTCCCGATCAAGGAGGCAATCGTCGCCTCTGAGCACATGGCCGTTCCCTCTTGGCTTGAGGTAGACATCGAGAAACTTTCTGGTACGGTGCTGACCCTCCCGACGCTGGATCAGATCGATACTGGTATTGACCCGCGGCTTATCGTCGAGCTCTACTCCAAGTAA
- the rpsK gene encoding 30S ribosomal protein S11 — MPQKNQRTTRVKRSERKNIAVGQAHIKSTFNNTIVSISDAQGNVIAWQSGGTVGFKGSRKSTPFAAQIAAEQAAKAAMEHGLHKITVFVKGPGSGRETAIRSLQAAGLEVSGIQDKTPIAHNGCRPRKRRRN, encoded by the coding sequence ATGCCACAGAAGAATCAGCGCACGACGCGCGTGAAGCGCTCTGAGCGCAAAAATATCGCTGTGGGCCAAGCCCACATCAAGAGCACCTTTAACAACACGATCGTCTCTATCTCCGATGCACAGGGCAATGTCATTGCCTGGCAGTCCGGCGGCACGGTCGGCTTCAAGGGCTCCCGTAAATCCACCCCGTTCGCGGCACAGATCGCAGCTGAGCAGGCTGCCAAGGCCGCTATGGAGCATGGTCTTCACAAGATCACCGTCTTCGTGAAGGGTCCCGGCTCTGGCCGAGAGACCGCTATTCGTTCACTTCAGGCAGCAGGCCTGGAGGTTTCAGGTATTCAGGATAAGACACCCATCGCGCACAACGGTTGCCGTCCGCGCAAGCGTCGTCGCAACTGA